CGTGTACGGCGGGGGCTCGTCGGTGAACTTCGGGCTCCGTGCCGCGAAGGGGGGCGTCACCCTGGTGCTCTCGACGCACATGAATAAAATCGTGAGGCTCAACGAGGAGAACCAGGCGGTCACGGTGCAGGCGGGGATCCTGGGGCCCGCGCTGGAGGGGGCGCTCAACGACGCCCCCGCGCGGTTCGGAAGCGTTAGACGCTACACATGCGGGCATTTCCCCCAGTCCTTCGAGTACTCGTCCGCGGGGGGATGGGTCGCGACCCTGGGCTCAGGGCAGTCCTCCACCTATTACGGGGACGCGTACGACCTGGTGATAAGCCAGGAGTACGTCACGCCGGCCGGCTCGTTCAGGACCCTGGAGTATCCGGGCACCGCGACCGGTCCCAAGGTGAACGACATCATGAAGGGGAGCGAGGGCGCCTTTGGCGTGCTGGTCGAGCTCACCCTGAAGGTGTACCGGCACATGCCCGAAAACAGGACGCGCTTCGGCTACATCTTCCCGACCTGGGAGGCCGCGGTGGCCGCCTCCCGCGAGGTCGCGCAGGGCGAGTTCGGAAAGCCCGCGGTGTTCAGAATCTCTGACCAGGAGGAGACGCACATAGGCCTTAAGCTCTACGGGATCGACGGCACGTTCCTGGACAGACTCATGCGGCTGCGCGGATTCAAGCCCATGCAGCGCTGCCTCATGCTGGGCTCGTCGGAGGGCGACGCGAGCTTCACGAAGAACGTTAAGCGCAATGTGAAGCGCGTGTGCGCCGGATTCGGGGGGATGTATCTTTCCGGCCTTCCCGTGAAGCTCTGGGAGCCGGGGCGCTTCAAGGACCCCTACCTGCGCGAGGATCTGCAGGACTTCGGCATCCTCATAGACACGCTGGAGACCGGCGTCACGTGGGACGTGCTCCACAGGGTGCACCGCGAGGTGCGCGCGGCGGTGAAGCGGCGCCCGAAGGTGATCTGCATGACGCACGCGTCCCACTTCTACCCTCAGGGCACGAACCTCTATTTCATCTTCATCGCGAAGATTGCGGACGTGAAGGAATACGTGAGGTTCCAGGACGAGATCGTGAGCGCGATCTGCGCGAGCGGCGGCAGCGTGAGCCACCATCACGGCGTGGGGAGGATGCTTGCGCCCTGGATGGAGGGGCACCTGGGCAGGGAGCAGATGGCGGTGCTCAGGGCCTTGAAGAAGCATTTCGATCCCGCGGGCATCATGAATCCCGGCGGGCCGCTCGGGCTCGACCTGAAGGGCGGGGACTGGCGGAAGATTCGGTAGAAAATGATTTCGGGGGCGGGGGCCGATGCGCTCCGTCCCCTTCAATAAAGCCGTGGAGAAGGGTGACGCGCCGTGAATGAATTCAAAAAATTTCTGCTCGTACAGGCGCTGATAAGCGCCCTCATCAACATGTCGCTTAACGCGGGTATCGGTATCTTTTTGTTTTGGGAGCTTGAGGTCGTACCCCTGTGGGGAAATCCGGGGATCGCTCTGGACACCCTGGCGACGGCATTCCTTCTTTCCTGGCTCACGGTGCTGTTCGTGGCGCCGTTCGCGCACATGGAAATGAAAAAGGGGACGGTGGAAAAATTCGGGAAGGAATTGCGTTTCCTGCGGGGCTCATGGCTGAAATACATGCCGCGGGGATTTTTCCTCCAGTCGATGATCATAGGAGTCGTCACCGCGGCGATATTCACCCCGGTGATGGTGGGCGCATTGTCCGTGCTTGGAGTGGATGGAATGAGCTTCCGGTCAAGCGTTATCTATAAGACGGTCTTCGCGACGCTGCTGGCGCTTGTCGTGAACCCCGTAACGTGGATGAGCGCGCTGAAACAATATGCGGTGGATTAACGCATTTTCCCGGGAATGAGGCTTCACCGCGGGATCCTGTACGGAACAATCATGGGCACCTTCGCGCGGTACCGGTCGTAGTCCTCGCCCATCTCCCGCGCCAGGTCGCGCTCCTCGAGCAGCGTCGCCGCAACAATCCACGTGGACCAGAGCGCGTTCAGCAGCACGCGGTCGAGGGTGGGTTCGGGATGCGACCAGATCATAAGGAGCATGGCCAGGTAGAGCGGGTGGCGCACCCAGCCGTACGCGCCCTTCGCCGAAAGCGGCAGGCGCCGTGTTTCCCTCTTCTGGATGTGGCGCTTAACGGCCTTCGCCCCGAACGGGTCGAACGATTTGAGCGAGACGGATGCCCGGTAAAAAAGCGCGAGGCCGAGCACGAAGAGCGCGCGTATCGCCCAGTACCAGGCGCCGCCCGCCGCGTACGCGACCGGGGGAACCCCCTGCCAGAGCGTGAGCACGGCGACCAGCACGATTCCCGACGCGATCGAGTATGCCGCCCCGAAAAACGCCGCGGGGTAGCGGCGGGCGAAGCGCTCCCGCGATGGCCGCCTGACCATGACGCTGTGCTGAAGAAAGAACAGCATCGAGAGGCACGCGTCGAACGCAAGCGCCCCGCCGTCCGTGAGGTTCAGCCGGATCAGGTTGAGGGGTCCCATGAACAGGAAGAACGCGAAGAACAGCATTGAGGCGTTGCCCAGGATGAGAGAAAGATATGCGAGTGTGTGCGCGCGGCGCGTGTTCATGTTCATGCTCCTTCGTGGATTTGATGTGTCATACGCTCAAGGGGGTGGTCCACTTGCCTGTTCGAGTCAACAGGCAAGGTTCCCATTGCACCCCATATTCACTTCTCAATTGCCGAATTGTGCGGCTTTAACATCTGGACGTTTTCCGTCAACGATCGGTTACAACTTTTCCGGGAGCCGGTTTAAAATCCGGGGTCTGCTGAAGCCGGAGCCTGAATTCGCGGTCGTGCGCTCACCGGAAGGGCATGACGCTTCGGCCCCTTCATTTTTCTCTTGACCGGGCACATGTCTCCCGATAGATTCGCTCATTGGAGACGTCAATCCATGCCCCTCGCCCGAAAAATTAAAAAACCCTTCACCTACGCCGATTACCTCCAATGGGACGAATCCGTCCGCGTGGAGTTGATCGGTGGGGAAGTATTTGATATGACACCCGCGCCGTCCCGCAGGCACCAGGAATTATTAATGGAACTGATCCTGGTTTTCGG
The Spirochaetota bacterium genome window above contains:
- a CDS encoding FAD-binding oxidoreductase, which codes for MSGKWKGFMPDWRETAPLPGSYRSIFKWGDPLGFKHPNEKLYREMKEIFGLTDEDFRARRFEGDEQVKLSRKPGLRASHVEAIARVVGKENVSARDYDRLRFASGKTVEEAMQLRQGKPDRPADLVVHPRHKEDVRNLVNYCGKHRIPVYVYGGGSSVNFGLRAAKGGVTLVLSTHMNKIVRLNEENQAVTVQAGILGPALEGALNDAPARFGSVRRYTCGHFPQSFEYSSAGGWVATLGSGQSSTYYGDAYDLVISQEYVTPAGSFRTLEYPGTATGPKVNDIMKGSEGAFGVLVELTLKVYRHMPENRTRFGYIFPTWEAAVAASREVAQGEFGKPAVFRISDQEETHIGLKLYGIDGTFLDRLMRLRGFKPMQRCLMLGSSEGDASFTKNVKRNVKRVCAGFGGMYLSGLPVKLWEPGRFKDPYLREDLQDFGILIDTLETGVTWDVLHRVHREVRAAVKRRPKVICMTHASHFYPQGTNLYFIFIAKIADVKEYVRFQDEIVSAICASGGSVSHHHGVGRMLAPWMEGHLGREQMAVLRALKKHFDPAGIMNPGGPLGLDLKGGDWRKIR
- a CDS encoding isoprenylcysteine carboxylmethyltransferase family protein — protein: MNMNTRRAHTLAYLSLILGNASMLFFAFFLFMGPLNLIRLNLTDGGALAFDACLSMLFFLQHSVMVRRPSRERFARRYPAAFFGAAYSIASGIVLVAVLTLWQGVPPVAYAAGGAWYWAIRALFVLGLALFYRASVSLKSFDPFGAKAVKRHIQKRETRRLPLSAKGAYGWVRHPLYLAMLLMIWSHPEPTLDRVLLNALWSTWIVAATLLEERDLAREMGEDYDRYRAKVPMIVPYRIPR